The region AGCAGTTGCTCGAGCGGCTGTCGCGCGAGAAGGTGCGCGTGTGCTACGCGATGATTCCGGCACGCTTCGGCGTGATCGACACGCTCGGCGCGCCGCCGGCGCAAGGGCCGGCAGCGTAATGCGGCGACGCGTCAGATGCCGAACATCGTCAGCGACACGGCTGCGCGCGTGACGATCATCAGCAGCACCTGCACGATCACGAACAGCAGGATCGGCGACAGGTCGATGCCGCCGAGGTTCGGGATCACGCGGCGCAGCGGGTTCAGGAACGGCGCGGTGAGCTGGTAGAGGATCGGCATCGCCGGCGAGCGCGGATTGAGCCACGACAGCAGCGCCATCAGGATGGTCATCCAGATCACGAGGTTGAGCGCCCACTTCACGACGGTGAGCAGCGCGACCACGATCAGTGTCGCAATCACCGCGGCCGGATCGAAGCCCGCCATCACGACCATCAGCACCACGTAGACGAGCGCGGTGAGAAGCGCGGCGACGACGCTCGCCCAGTCGATCCCGCGCACGCCCGCGATCACGCGGCGCAGCGGCAGCACGAGCCAGTTGGTCGCCTGGAGCACGGCCTGCGTGACGGGGTTGTACGGCGGCACGCGGACGGCCTGCATCCAGACGCGCAGAATCAGCGCGGCGCCGAACAGGGTGAAGACGGTATTGAGCAGAAAACGGGCGATCTCGCCGAACATCGTTGGCATCCTTTTTATACAGTCGAGTAGCGTGCGGCCGCCAACGCCGGATGGCGGCGCATCGGCCGACACCTTATCACGCCTCGTCTTGCGACGGGGAGAGGAGGCTCGCGGTGCGACCGAGCGACGTATCGACGGCATGCGCGAGCGCGGGCAGTGCGGCCGGCGGCGCGCTGCGCTTCGCGGCGAGCGCGATCGCACGACGCGTCATCAGCGCATACAACATCGCGTGATCGCCGCCGCGTGCTTCGAGCAGCGCGAGCTGGCGCTCGACGATGCCGGTGTCGCCCCGTGACACCGGGCCCGCGAGTGCATTCGCGAGGCCCTTGTCGCGCGCGGTCTCGATCGTGCCGGCGAGCATCGGCAGCAGCGCGCGCAACGCCGCTTCCTCGTCGAAGCCGAGGCCGCGCCACAGTTCGACCGCTTCCGACAGCCCGCACAGCGCGAAGCTCGCCGCGTAATGCGCGGCCGCGTGATAGAGCATCCGGCCGCCGGCCGGAATCGACAGCGGATGGCAGCCGAGTGCGGCAGTCAGCCGCAGCAGCATCGCGTGCAGTTCGCCGTCGGCCTCGAGCGTGACCGAGCAGCCGTCGATGCGCGCAAGATCGCCGTCCGTGCCGCCGAACAGATAGAGCGGATGGAAGCCGCCGGTGGCCGCTCCGTGCCGCTTCGCCGGGTCCAGCAGATCCACCGCTGACGCGCCGCTGCAGTGGATGAGCGCCTGGTCGGCCGCGCGCGCCGGATCGAACCGCAGCACGGCGGCCGTCGCTGCCAGATGGTCGTCCGGCACGGTCAGGAAGATCAGGTCGGCGGCATCGACGACTTCCTGCGGCGTGCCGACTGCGCGACAGCCGTCGATGTGCGCGGCGAGTGCCGCGGCCGACGCGGCGGTGCGGCTCGCGATCGCGACGACCGGAAAGCCGGCGCTCGCAAAACGCCGCGCGATGCAGCGCGCGAGGCGGCCGGCGCCGATGAAGCCGAGGCGGGGAGTGGCGGGAATGGCCATGGTCGGGAGTCACGCGAAAACGGGGCAGCCGTCAGTATCGCAGGAATGAACGGACGCCCGGGCACGGGGGGTTTTGACCCGGCGCGGGGACGACGTTGGGTGGCGCGCGCGCTCCTCGCACGAGCACGGCGTCGGGGGTTCGCGCGCGGTCACGTCGCTGCGGCGATTCCAACTGGCCCTACTTAAACCGGTTCGCCGTCGCTGTCGAACGCTGTCGAATCGTCGGCATCCTGTCTCAAATTTGTAATCGTTCATTACGGAAGCGCACACGCGGTGCTCGCCGGAGCCGGTAAGTGTGACCGGCGCACGTGGGCCGCGATCCGAAGTCGGGCGGAATCGCGCAGCCGGCAAGGAACAGCGGCGATCCGCAAAGCCGCGTCCGGCCGAGCCCGCAGCCGCCTGGAATTGCAATTTGCAACAAATGCGAAATACATGGCGGGCGGGTTTTCGCTACATTGCTTGCATGCGACGTGCATGCCCGCCGTTGCCGACAGGGGCGCACAAATTACCGCTCCAGCAGGAGAATCGAAGTGAAAAAGCTCATTCCGTTCATCGCCGCCGCCGCGCTGGGCCTGGGTGCCGCGAGCGCCGCGCAGGCACACGTGTCGATCGGGGTCGGCATCGGCGTCCCGGTCGCGCCTGCGTATCCCGTGTATGCACCGCCGCCGCCCGTCTATTACGCGCCGCCGCCTCCGCCCGTCTATTACGCGCCGGCGCCGGCCTACTATGCGCCGCCCGCGGTGGTCGTCGGCGGCTACTACGGTCGTCCGTACTGGCGTCACGGTTACGGCGGCTGGGGCCATCACGGTTACTGGCGTCGTTGACGTGTCCCGCGCGGGCTGACCGTGCGCGGCAAAACGGCGCAACGTCCTTCACCGGACGTTGCGCCGCTTTTTTTTTCGGCGCCGGCCGTGCGCGCGCCCGGCCCGGAGATTACACCGCGTGCACGATCAGGTCGCGATAGCCGCCGACGATCACGCTATACGAGAAATACGCGAACAGCAGCGCGGACGCGACGTGGCACGCGCGCATCAACCCCGCGCCTGCACGCTTGCGGCCCTGGCTGGCGAGCGTGCACATGA is a window of Burkholderia latens DNA encoding:
- a CDS encoding YggT family protein, with amino-acid sequence MFGEIARFLLNTVFTLFGAALILRVWMQAVRVPPYNPVTQAVLQATNWLVLPLRRVIAGVRGIDWASVVAALLTALVYVVLMVVMAGFDPAAVIATLIVVALLTVVKWALNLVIWMTILMALLSWLNPRSPAMPILYQLTAPFLNPLRRVIPNLGGIDLSPILLFVIVQVLLMIVTRAAVSLTMFGI
- a CDS encoding Rossmann-like and DUF2520 domain-containing protein yields the protein MAIPATPRLGFIGAGRLARCIARRFASAGFPVVAIASRTAASAAALAAHIDGCRAVGTPQEVVDAADLIFLTVPDDHLAATAAVLRFDPARAADQALIHCSGASAVDLLDPAKRHGAATGGFHPLYLFGGTDGDLARIDGCSVTLEADGELHAMLLRLTAALGCHPLSIPAGGRMLYHAAAHYAASFALCGLSEAVELWRGLGFDEEAALRALLPMLAGTIETARDKGLANALAGPVSRGDTGIVERQLALLEARGGDHAMLYALMTRRAIALAAKRSAPPAALPALAHAVDTSLGRTASLLSPSQDEA